Proteins from a single region of Rhodovibrio salinarum DSM 9154:
- a CDS encoding heme ABC transporter ATP-binding protein — protein MGDVMLSARDIQVARGGRTVLTDASLDVRPGQLLAVIGPNGAGKSSLLQVLSRALAPDAGAVALDGRPLSDWHRGELARRRAVLPQAPSVAFPFRVRDVVALGRSPHAGLTDRAADQAIIEAAMRETAITHLAGRIYGTLSGGERQRVHLARVLAQVWASLDDDSACYLLLDEPTNNLDLAHQHDLLVQARRFAARGGGVLAILHDPNLAAAYADRIAIVAGGRVVMEGMPESVLSAETLTTTFGMPVEVFRPHGAARPLIFPAPPVENASTQAERDQEPCSSR, from the coding sequence GTGGGTGATGTGATGCTCTCAGCTCGCGATATTCAGGTTGCGCGCGGCGGCCGGACGGTGCTGACGGACGCGTCGTTGGATGTCCGGCCCGGCCAGTTGCTCGCGGTGATCGGTCCGAATGGGGCGGGTAAGTCCAGTCTGTTGCAGGTGTTGTCCCGCGCACTGGCCCCGGACGCCGGCGCGGTGGCGCTCGACGGGCGGCCGCTGTCCGACTGGCATCGGGGCGAGCTCGCCCGGCGCCGGGCGGTACTGCCGCAGGCGCCGTCGGTCGCTTTTCCTTTTCGCGTGCGCGATGTGGTGGCACTCGGGCGCAGTCCGCATGCGGGTCTAACCGATCGCGCCGCTGATCAGGCGATCATCGAGGCGGCCATGAGAGAGACCGCAATCACACATCTGGCCGGGCGGATCTACGGCACGTTGTCTGGCGGCGAACGTCAGCGCGTTCACTTGGCGCGTGTGCTTGCCCAGGTCTGGGCGTCTCTGGATGATGACAGCGCCTGTTATCTGTTGCTTGACGAGCCGACCAATAATCTCGACCTCGCGCATCAGCATGATCTGCTGGTACAGGCCCGGCGCTTCGCGGCTCGTGGCGGGGGCGTACTGGCAATTCTGCACGATCCCAATCTGGCCGCGGCTTATGCCGACCGCATTGCTATCGTGGCTGGCGGTCGGGTGGTGATGGAGGGTATGCCCGAGTCCGTGCTCAGCGCCGAGACGTTGACGACGACCTTCGGGATGCCTGTCGAGGTTTTTCGACCGCACGGCGCGGCGCGGCCGCTGATCTTTCCCGCACCGCCTGTGGAGAATGCGTCTACTCAAGCTGAAAGGGACCAAGAGCCATGTTCTTCGCGATGA
- a CDS encoding antibiotic biosynthesis monooxygenase family protein gives MFFAMNRFHVQRGAEDRFEEVWANRESHLSEVPGFVAFKLLRGPEMETYTLFVSHTTWESRDAFEAWTRSDAFRKAHASAGANKDIYLGPPQFEGFEVVQSEP, from the coding sequence ATGTTCTTCGCGATGAACCGTTTCCATGTCCAGCGTGGTGCGGAAGACCGTTTCGAGGAGGTTTGGGCCAACCGCGAATCACACCTATCGGAGGTGCCGGGCTTTGTCGCCTTCAAGTTGCTGCGTGGGCCGGAGATGGAGACTTATACCCTGTTCGTTTCCCACACCACTTGGGAGTCCCGGGACGCGTTCGAAGCCTGGACCCGCTCCGATGCCTTCCGGAAGGCGCACGCCTCGGCGGGGGCGAACAAGGATATCTATCTGGGCCCGCCGCAGTTTGAGGGCTTCGAGGTAGTGCAGTCCGAGCCCTGA